Part of the Pedobacter roseus genome is shown below.
AAGGTTTAGCATCTTCGTCATTCTCGCGAATGCGGGAATCTTAAAGCGCATTAAGATTCCCACCTGCGTAGGAATGACGCATCTTTTTAGGATCTGTTAATGGTAAACAAAGTCGGGATGACGATTGCCAGGATTTATTTTATTTCGCTGCAAAAACCTGCACCCAATATTTATCGGTTTTCGCCGCGCCCATTTCTTTAAAAGAGGCAGTCATGATATTTTTGCAATGCTCTTCACTCTTAATCCAATCGTTAAAAACCTGTGCTTCCGTGGTTTGTCCAAAGGCTACATTCTCTCCCACTGATGTCCAGTTGTAACCGGTAGCTTTTACACGGGCACCTGCGCTTTCACCATTGGCAGAAATATGAGTAAGTGTTGCTATAGATGCAACATACTTACCATGGCTAATGGCAGCAGCACCCAAATTGATATTCCAGGTTAAGGCTCCAACCGGGGGCATAACAGTTGTACCACAATTGCAACCTGCCAAACGGGTATCGTTCACCAATTTTAGTAAGGCGTCGTTATTGATATTGGTTGCGGTAGAAAGTACCAGGGGATCAGTTGTTGCTGGTGTAGCGTCAGCTCCTTTTTTACAGGATAAAGCACAGCATAGTGCTATGCATGCCAATGGGATGGTAATAAATTTCATTAATAGGGGATAGTTTAAGGAAAGGTACAATGATTTTCTTTAAAAAAAATAATTTCCATCCATCTTTTTCGTACTCCAAAAACAACTACAAATTTTAATGCTAATTAATTAATCGCTAAAACAAAAAACTCCCGATTTTCATCGGGAGTTTCTTATTTATTTACTTGAAGAATCTTCTTCTTGTTTCGGCTCTTCTTTTTTCTTCTCACCTTTTTTGTGGTTGATCGAAATCAGCTCGGTAGTTTTATCGTAATCAATTTCTAAAACATCTCCTTCGGTTAATTCACCTTTAAGGATCTCTTCAGCAATTGGATCTTCTAAATATTTCTGGATCGCTCTTTTTAAAGGGCGTGCACCAAAATTACTATCGAAACCTTTATCTGCAATGTATTCTTTAGCATTTTCAGTTAATGCGATTTCATAACCAAGAGTATGAACCCGACCGAATAATGCTTTTAACTCGATATCGATAATCCTAAAGATTTCTTCTTTACCTAGGCTGTTAAATACCACTACATCATCAACACGGTTTAAGAACTCAGGTGCAAAAGCACGTTTTAAAGCACTTTCGATTACACCACGGCTGTGAGAATCGGCCTGGTTTGTTTTTGCTGAAGTAGAAAAACCAACACCCTGACCAAAATCTTTTAGCTGACGGGCACCAATGTTTGAAGTCATGATGATGATCGTATTTCTAAAATCAACTTTACGTCCTAAACTATCGGTTAACTGTCCTTCATCCAATACCTGTAATAAAATATTAAATACATCAGGGTGAGCTTTTTCAATCTCATCCAGTAAGATTACCGCATAAGGTTTTCTTCTTACTTTTTCAGTTAACTGCCCACCTTCTTCGTAACCTACGTATCCCGGAGGCGCTCCCACTAAACGTGATACCGCGAATTTCTCCATGTATTCACTCATGTCGATCTGGATCAATGAATCGTCGCTATCGAACATGAAACGGGCCAGTTCTTTTGCCAATTCTGTTTTACCTACTCCGGTTGGACCTAAGAAAATAAATGAACCGATTGGTTTTTTAGGATCTTTTAATCCAGCTCTTGTACGTTGGATGGCTTTCGTTAATTTTTTGATCGCATCATCCTGACCGATAATTTTCTCGGCTACTTTATCGTACATATTCAACAGTTTTGCACTGTCTGTTTGTCCAACACGTTGTACCGGGATACCAGTCATCATCGAAACTACCTCTGCTACGTTATCTTCTGATACTTCGTAACGTTTGGTTTTGGTTTCAGCTTCCCACTCTGCTTTAGCTTTATCTAATTCTTCAATTAAATTTTTCTCTGTATCGCGAAGTTTTGCAGCTTCTTCATATTTCTGGCTACGTACAACTTTGTTTTTCTCTAATTTGATATCTTCGATTTTCGCCTCTATATCGATAATGTTCTGTGGAACATGGATATTGGTCAGGTGAACACGAGATCCTGCCTCGTCTAAAGCATCAATCGCTTTATCTGGTAAGAAACGGTCAGAAATGTAACGCGATGTTAAAGTAACGCATGCTAAAATAGCTTCGTCGGTATAAGTTACACCGTGGTGTTCTTCATACTTATCTTTAATACGGGTTAAAATCTCTACAGTTTCATCCGGTGTAGCAGGCTCAACCATCACTTTCTGGAAACGACGGTCTAAAGCGCCATCTTTCTCAATGTACTGACGGTATTCATCTAAAGTTGTTGCACCGATACATTGAATTTCGCCCCTTGCCAAAGCAGGTTTGAACATGTTTGAGGCGTCTAACGAACCTGATGCGCCACCCGCACCAACAATGGTATGGATCTCATCAATGAACAAAATTACGTCTGTAGATTTTTCAAGCTCGTTCATCACGGCTTTCATACGCTCTTCGAACTGGCCACGGTATTTTGTACCAGCCACAAGCGATGCTAAATCTAACGTAACTACACGTTTGCCAAACAGCACACGCGAAACTTTACGTTGTACAATGCGTAAGGCCAAACCTTCAGCAATTGCCGATTTACCAACACCTGGCTCTCCGATTAAAATCGGGTTATTCTTTTTTCTGCGGGATAAAATCTGCGATACACGCTCAATTTCTTTCTCGCGGCCTACAATAGGGTCTAAACGACCTTCTTCTGCAGCCTTGGTTAAATCACGACCGAAATTATCTAAAACCGGAGTTTTAGATTTTATATCTGAAACCTTTTTAGGTGTACTAAAGCTTTCTTCTTCACGATAATCGTCATCGCCTCCTGTAGAAGCGCTGTTTGAGATATCATCTCTGAAACCATTTTTATTCACTTCAACCTCCTGTTTAAAAACATCATAAGTAACACCATATTGTAATAAGATCTGTGAGGCGATGTTATCATCATCTCTCAAAACCGATAACAACAAATGTTCGGTGCCGATTAAATCGCTTTTAAATATTTTAGCTTCTAAATAAGTGATTTTTAAAACTTTTTCTGCCTGTTTTGTTAATGGAATATTGCCTAAGTTTACTGTAACACTCGAAGTACCGCGAACGGCATCTTCAATTGAGCGGCGCAATTTACCGGTATCAACCCCTAACGATCGTAAAATTTTTATAGCCATGCCATCCCCTTCGCGGATGAGGCCCAATAATAAATGCTCGGTTCCGATGTAATCATGCCCTAAGCGGAGCGCTTCCTCCCTACTAAAAGAGATTACATCTTTAACCTGTGGTGAAAATTTTGCTTCCATAATACCTTTCTTAACAGCTACGTCCCTAAACTATAAAATAATTTATAAAAAGCGACTGTACCATTTTGTTTATTTTATCAACAATTGCGCCATACGGGTGGATAAAAGGCAGTAAACATATCCCCCAACCTAAAAAATACGGTATGAATATCGTTTTGATAAATATATATCTATCTACGTAATAACTGTTTTATAGGTTTTAAAAGGGGATTTTTTATGTGATCTCCCTTCTAAATATCATTTTGTCGGTTTATTGTAAGGATTTTTTCGATTCGATCAACTGACAATTTGTTGCTTTTTGTAAAGGCAATTTACAAGTTTTGACAGAAAAACAAAAAGAACGTGACATCATTTAACAATTTAACCAGACAATTATCAATAATAATGAATATCTATTACTGAATACCATATTATCAGTACGAAAATAACTGTTGATAGGTTGTTTTTGTTTTATAAAAACGATGGTAATTGCTTCAATAAGATGGAGGAAGAAAAAGATGGAAGATGTAATATGGATGATGGACTCGGATTCGCGATGAGACTTAATTTTTTTAACTGCTTAATGTTATAATAAAAATAAATAATTGGCTAAAGATTTATCACCATTAAGAAGTTAAGGGCATTAAGAAAAAGATGGAAAATGTAAAATGGATGATGGACTCGGATTCGCGATGAGCCTTAATTTTCTTAACTGCTTAATGTTATAATAAAAATAAATAATTGGCTAAAGATTTATCACCATTAAGAAGTTAAGGACATTAAGAAAAAGATGGAAAATGGATGAGGGAATCGGATTCGTGATGAGCCTTAATTTTCTTAACTGCTTTAATGTTAGAATAAAAATGAATAATTGGCTAAAGATTTATCACCATTAAGAAGTTAAGGACATTAAGAGAAAGATGGAAAAAAATGGAAGATGGAAAATGGATGATGGAATCGGATTCGCGATGAAAACCTTAACATTATTAACTTCTTAATTTTGAAATGAGATCGATTGCGCTTAACGTTTTGCGCCACACCCTAAGCGCCATTATAAAAACTGCTCAAAAACTGTAATGGTATATCAGACGGGGCTGTTTGATTACAATACTCCATGATTTCGTTTAAATTAAAGTGGCCCGATACGGATTGAAAAGTTTCATCGTCCGAATCTTCAAAACCCATGCTCCAACCGCTAAAAATGCATTGATCATACTTTCCGATCTGTAGCAAAACAACCGACTCATGCCGGCTATCAGTCATTATTTTTTTATAAAGCTTACGCACAGTCCTTTCGTCACCTTCTAACAACTGCATAAATCTGCCTTTACTTTTGGTAATGGGCTGACCTTTCACATGTAATAAGATCCCGCTAATACCATTTTGTTGGTTAAAATCCCTGCTTTGATTAAGTAAAACCTTGATCATTTCTGCATCAAAGGCCTTACTTTCTACACTGCTGTAAATTAAATAGAATATTGGTG
Proteins encoded:
- a CDS encoding BLUF domain-containing protein, coding for MEPDNKNITPIFYLIYSSVESKAFDAEMIKVLLNQSRDFNQQNGISGILLHVKGQPITKSKGRFMQLLEGDERTVRKLYKKIMTDSRHESVVLLQIGKYDQCIFSGWSMGFEDSDDETFQSVSGHFNLNEIMEYCNQTAPSDIPLQFLSSFYNGA
- a CDS encoding ATP-dependent Clp protease ATP-binding subunit; translated protein: MEAKFSPQVKDVISFSREEALRLGHDYIGTEHLLLGLIREGDGMAIKILRSLGVDTGKLRRSIEDAVRGTSSVTVNLGNIPLTKQAEKVLKITYLEAKIFKSDLIGTEHLLLSVLRDDDNIASQILLQYGVTYDVFKQEVEVNKNGFRDDISNSASTGGDDDYREEESFSTPKKVSDIKSKTPVLDNFGRDLTKAAEEGRLDPIVGREKEIERVSQILSRRKKNNPILIGEPGVGKSAIAEGLALRIVQRKVSRVLFGKRVVTLDLASLVAGTKYRGQFEERMKAVMNELEKSTDVILFIDEIHTIVGAGGASGSLDASNMFKPALARGEIQCIGATTLDEYRQYIEKDGALDRRFQKVMVEPATPDETVEILTRIKDKYEEHHGVTYTDEAILACVTLTSRYISDRFLPDKAIDALDEAGSRVHLTNIHVPQNIIDIEAKIEDIKLEKNKVVRSQKYEEAAKLRDTEKNLIEELDKAKAEWEAETKTKRYEVSEDNVAEVVSMMTGIPVQRVGQTDSAKLLNMYDKVAEKIIGQDDAIKKLTKAIQRTRAGLKDPKKPIGSFIFLGPTGVGKTELAKELARFMFDSDDSLIQIDMSEYMEKFAVSRLVGAPPGYVGYEEGGQLTEKVRRKPYAVILLDEIEKAHPDVFNILLQVLDEGQLTDSLGRKVDFRNTIIIMTSNIGARQLKDFGQGVGFSTSAKTNQADSHSRGVIESALKRAFAPEFLNRVDDVVVFNSLGKEEIFRIIDIELKALFGRVHTLGYEIALTENAKEYIADKGFDSNFGARPLKRAIQKYLEDPIAEEILKGELTEGDVLEIDYDKTTELISINHKKGEKKKEEPKQEEDSSSK
- a CDS encoding CAP domain-containing protein — encoded protein: MKFITIPLACIALCCALSCKKGADATPATTDPLVLSTATNINNDALLKLVNDTRLAGCNCGTTVMPPVGALTWNINLGAAAISHGKYVASIATLTHISANGESAGARVKATGYNWTSVGENVAFGQTTEAQVFNDWIKSEEHCKNIMTASFKEMGAAKTDKYWVQVFAAK